The Trinickia acidisoli genome includes a window with the following:
- a CDS encoding LegC family aminotransferase, with translation MTRAYDVLKIVRDVYGSHGPLPLHAPVFAGNEMAYVQSTIESTFVSSVGAYVDRFEQMLAELTGAAYVIATTNGTTALHMALLLADVAPGELVVTQSLSFVATANAVVHAGALPAFVDVETTTLGMSPDALSEFLQQHCERTDGGVRHRESGRRVAACLPMHSFGLPCRIDEIADVCARWGLALVEDAAEALGSRRDTRHCGTTGKLGTLSFNGNKLCTTGGGGAIMTNDPVIARRAKHLTTTAKVPHRWRFEHDAIGYNFRLPNLNAALGCAQLEQIDAFLTFKRALAERYRQAFEIADIPFVAEPPHTHANYWLCAILLGSEAERDLCLEVTNDAGVMTRPIWDPMHTLPMFAQNPRGPLPVTERMAARLVNIPSGVRIEEPA, from the coding sequence ATGACTCGCGCATACGACGTTCTGAAGATCGTCCGTGACGTGTATGGCAGCCACGGACCGCTGCCCTTGCATGCCCCTGTCTTTGCGGGCAACGAAATGGCCTACGTGCAATCGACGATCGAGTCGACGTTCGTGTCCTCCGTCGGCGCCTATGTCGACCGCTTCGAACAGATGTTGGCCGAGCTTACGGGTGCCGCGTACGTGATCGCGACGACGAACGGCACCACGGCCTTGCATATGGCGCTGCTGCTCGCAGACGTGGCGCCGGGCGAGCTCGTCGTGACGCAATCGCTGAGCTTTGTCGCCACCGCGAATGCGGTCGTTCATGCGGGTGCCCTACCGGCATTCGTCGACGTCGAGACGACGACGCTCGGCATGTCGCCCGACGCGCTGAGCGAATTTCTTCAACAGCACTGCGAACGTACCGACGGTGGAGTACGCCATCGTGAATCGGGGCGCCGCGTGGCGGCCTGCTTGCCGATGCATTCGTTCGGCTTGCCGTGTCGCATCGACGAAATCGCCGATGTCTGCGCGCGTTGGGGTCTCGCCCTCGTCGAAGATGCCGCCGAGGCGCTCGGCAGTCGGCGCGACACGCGGCACTGCGGCACGACGGGAAAATTGGGCACATTGAGCTTCAACGGCAACAAGCTGTGCACCACGGGCGGTGGCGGCGCGATCATGACGAACGATCCCGTCATCGCACGACGCGCCAAGCATTTGACGACGACGGCGAAGGTGCCCCACCGGTGGCGCTTCGAGCATGATGCGATCGGCTACAACTTCAGGCTGCCGAATCTGAACGCGGCGCTCGGCTGTGCGCAACTCGAGCAGATCGATGCATTCCTGACGTTCAAGCGTGCGCTTGCCGAACGCTACCGTCAGGCGTTCGAAATCGCCGACATCCCCTTCGTCGCCGAACCGCCGCATACGCATGCGAACTATTGGCTGTGCGCGATCCTGCTCGGCAGCGAGGCCGAACGCGATCTTTGCTTGGAAGTGACGAACGATGCGGGTGTGATGACGCGGCCGATCTGGGATCCGATGCATACGCTGCCGATGTTTGCGCAGAACCCTCGCGGGCCGCTTCCCGTCACCGAGCGCATGGCCGCGCGTCTCGTCAACATTCCGAGCGGCGTACGCATCGAGGAGCCCGCATGA
- a CDS encoding NAD-dependent 4,6-dehydratase LegB, translating into MPSTRKILITGADGFIGSHLTEHLVRAGHDVRAFVLYNSFNSWGWLDRTRSDIRHALDVFAGDVRDPNGVRKAVEGCDVVLHLAALIAIPYSYHSPDTYVDTNIKGTLNVVQAARDSGARVVHTSTSEVYGTARTAPISEHHPLQGQSPYSASKIGADQIALSFHLSFGTAVSVLRPFNTYGPRQSARAVIPSIVTQIAKGQRTIKLGALHPTRDFNYVTDTVRAFEAVMNSEAAIGQVLNAGSGFEISIGDTAKVIAETMGADIRIETEQARLRPEKSEVERLVADARRLHELTGWTPEYGGPDGFRRGIAQTVQWFTEPANLAAYKTDIYNI; encoded by the coding sequence ATGCCATCGACGAGAAAAATATTGATCACCGGCGCGGACGGTTTCATCGGATCGCATCTAACCGAGCATCTCGTGCGAGCGGGTCACGACGTTCGCGCCTTCGTGCTTTACAACTCGTTCAATTCTTGGGGATGGCTCGATCGTACGAGATCCGACATCCGGCATGCCCTCGACGTGTTCGCAGGCGACGTGCGCGATCCGAACGGCGTGCGCAAGGCCGTCGAAGGCTGCGACGTCGTCCTTCATCTGGCCGCGCTGATCGCGATCCCCTACTCGTATCATTCGCCCGATACCTACGTCGACACGAACATCAAAGGCACCCTCAACGTCGTGCAGGCCGCGCGCGATTCAGGCGCACGCGTCGTGCATACATCGACGAGCGAAGTCTACGGCACGGCACGAACGGCACCGATCTCCGAACATCATCCGCTGCAAGGGCAATCGCCCTACTCGGCATCGAAGATCGGCGCCGATCAGATCGCGTTGTCGTTCCATCTTTCTTTCGGCACGGCCGTGTCCGTGCTGCGTCCGTTCAACACTTACGGGCCGCGTCAATCCGCACGGGCGGTGATACCGAGCATCGTCACGCAAATCGCCAAAGGGCAGCGCACCATCAAGCTCGGTGCGTTGCATCCGACGCGCGATTTCAATTACGTGACCGACACGGTGCGCGCCTTCGAGGCCGTCATGAACAGCGAGGCGGCGATCGGCCAGGTGCTCAACGCCGGTAGCGGATTCGAGATCAGCATCGGCGACACGGCGAAGGTCATCGCGGAAACGATGGGCGCGGACATTCGCATCGAAACCGAACAGGCGCGATTGCGGCCCGAGAAGAGCGAGGTGGAGCGGCTCGTCGCCGACGCGCGCCGTTTGCACGAGCTGACGGGTTGGACGCCCGAATACGGTGGCCCAGACGGCTTTCGACGCGGCATCGCACAAACGGTGCAGTGGTTCACGGAGCCGGCCAATCTCGCGGCTTATAAAACCGACATCTACAACATCTGA